In Ruminiclostridium papyrosolvens DSM 2782, the following proteins share a genomic window:
- a CDS encoding sigma-70 family RNA polymerase sigma factor has translation MPCLIDILFSTIFDVLSNFFVMIGYVSNVNSFPQPLKPEEEQYYVEAYKNGSEDARNILIERNLRLVAHIVKKYGSCGSDSDDLISIGTIGLIKAISTFNMDKGTRLATYAARCIENAILTQRKHFIYVKYSTLSYQGLSY, from the coding sequence GTGCCTTGCTTGATAGATATACTATTTTCAACTATCTTTGATGTATTAAGCAATTTTTTTGTAATGATTGGCTACGTATCAAATGTGAATTCCTTCCCCCAGCCATTAAAACCGGAGGAGGAACAATACTATGTTGAGGCATACAAAAATGGTAGTGAGGATGCAAGAAATATTCTTATAGAAAGAAACTTGAGACTTGTTGCACACATTGTAAAAAAATACGGTTCGTGCGGCAGCGACAGTGATGATCTTATATCAATAGGTACTATTGGCCTAATTAAGGCAATATCTACATTCAACATGGATAAAGGAACCCGTCTTGCTACATATGCTGCCAGGTGCATAGAAAATGCTATTCTCACACAACGGAAACATTTTATATATGTTAAATATAGTACTCTGTCTTATCAGGGTCTTTCATATTAA
- a CDS encoding ABC transporter ATP-binding protein produces MFIDIKDVSKEYFQNNSTFKALDHVSLQIEKGEFICLLGPSGCGKTTLLNSVAGFEKVNSGSIEIDGKQVLEPCISNVTIFQNYGLLPWRSVQKNVELGLESKKLSKKDRHDIASKYIDLVGLSKFSKSHPSQLSGGMQQRVAIARALAVDPEIIFMDEPFGALDALTRLKMQDEISNIWEQQKKTIIFVTHDIEEAVFLADRIVIMTPNPGKIKSIVSVPLARKRDRTSHDFLKIRDRVFSEFNMKDPDKTEYYI; encoded by the coding sequence ATGTTCATTGATATTAAGGATGTTTCAAAGGAATATTTTCAAAATAATTCAACTTTTAAAGCCTTGGACCACGTATCCTTGCAAATTGAAAAAGGAGAGTTTATATGCCTCCTTGGCCCAAGCGGTTGCGGTAAGACTACACTTCTGAACTCCGTTGCAGGCTTTGAAAAGGTTAACAGCGGAAGTATTGAAATAGACGGCAAACAGGTCTTGGAGCCTTGCATCAGCAATGTAACCATTTTTCAGAACTATGGTCTTCTGCCTTGGAGGTCGGTGCAAAAAAATGTAGAATTGGGTTTGGAAAGTAAAAAGCTATCAAAAAAAGACAGACATGATATCGCCAGTAAATACATTGATTTGGTAGGACTCTCGAAATTCAGCAAAAGTCACCCCTCCCAGTTATCAGGCGGTATGCAGCAGCGTGTTGCAATAGCCCGTGCTCTGGCTGTTGACCCTGAAATTATTTTTATGGATGAGCCTTTCGGTGCTTTGGATGCATTAACAAGACTTAAAATGCAGGATGAAATCTCAAATATCTGGGAACAGCAAAAAAAGACCATTATTTTTGTTACTCATGATATTGAAGAAGCTGTATTTCTTGCTGACAGGATTGTTATTATGACGCCTAATCCCGGCAAAATTAAGTCAATTGTCAGTGTTCCGTTGGCGAGAAAACGTGACAGAACCAGTCATGATTTTCTGAAAATCCGTGACAGGGTATTCTCCGAATTTAATATGAAAGACCCTGATAAGACAGAGTACTATATTTAA
- a CDS encoding ABC transporter permease — MKKLIHILVSFTILLLLWQGAVSLGHWNQALLPSPVDVGRGFGELISEGTLFTGVKASMYRFFIGYLLAAFAGITLGLVLGWFRNAWSFVNPVVQLVRPISPIAWFPFIVLLFGIGDLPAIIIIFIAAFFPVLLTTVNAVGKVDQTYIKVAKNFGIGQPHLLTKIILPSAFPVIASGLHIALGTAWVFLVAGEMVGAQTGLGFMIIDARNNLRADLLLAGILSIGLIGLVLDSFIGFAEKQLLKRWGIIGGNNVH, encoded by the coding sequence ATGAAGAAACTGATTCATATTTTAGTATCATTCACAATATTATTGCTTTTATGGCAGGGAGCCGTGTCTTTGGGGCACTGGAATCAAGCTCTGCTGCCCTCTCCTGTTGATGTTGGAAGGGGATTTGGAGAGCTTATTTCGGAAGGAACTCTTTTTACGGGTGTAAAGGCCAGTATGTACAGATTTTTTATAGGCTATCTTCTGGCTGCCTTTGCAGGAATTACACTGGGTCTTGTTCTGGGTTGGTTCAGAAATGCGTGGAGCTTTGTTAATCCAGTTGTCCAATTGGTAAGACCTATTTCACCCATAGCATGGTTTCCTTTTATTGTACTTCTTTTTGGAATAGGTGACCTTCCTGCCATTATTATTATTTTCATTGCAGCATTTTTCCCCGTACTTTTAACCACTGTAAATGCTGTAGGAAAGGTTGACCAAACCTATATTAAGGTTGCAAAGAATTTTGGCATCGGCCAACCTCATTTATTGACTAAAATAATTCTCCCTTCCGCTTTTCCCGTTATTGCATCCGGTCTACATATAGCTTTAGGTACAGCCTGGGTGTTTCTGGTGGCAGGTGAAATGGTAGGAGCTCAGACAGGATTAGGTTTTATGATTATTGATGCAAGAAACAATCTAAGGGCAGATTTATTACTTGCAGGAATATTATCCATCGGGCTTATAGGACTTGTTTTGGACAGTTTTATAGGTTTTGCAGAGAAGCAGCTCTTGAAAAGATGGGGAATTATTGGAGGTAACAATGTTCATTGA
- a CDS encoding ABC transporter substrate-binding protein: MKFKKFIAAALVFGLIAGTAACGKSAADVKAVKIAYLPITHALPVFVENELTDKAGQKYKIDLVKYGSWPELMDALNTGHVDGASVLIELAMKAKEQGVGVKAVALGHKDGNVVVVSKNINNVTDLKGKKFAIPHRQSSHNILLGQMLKNAGLSYKDVNIVELPPPEMPAALAQGQIAGYSVAEPFGAKSVALNTGKVLFESNELWKDSICCSLVLSDKFISSNKALAKNVVSGYSEAGEYIGSHKDEANTIAKKYLKLDDKVLDLSMKWISYNDLKITREAYDSLTSKIKEFGISSNPPAYDDFVDSSLLEK; the protein is encoded by the coding sequence ATGAAATTTAAAAAGTTTATTGCAGCAGCTTTAGTTTTTGGACTAATTGCAGGTACTGCAGCCTGTGGAAAATCTGCAGCAGATGTAAAAGCCGTTAAAATCGCCTACCTTCCTATTACTCACGCACTTCCTGTGTTTGTAGAAAATGAATTAACGGATAAAGCCGGGCAAAAATATAAAATTGATCTGGTCAAGTACGGTTCATGGCCTGAATTGATGGACGCCCTGAACACAGGGCATGTTGACGGGGCTTCGGTGCTTATAGAGCTTGCCATGAAAGCAAAAGAGCAGGGTGTTGGCGTTAAAGCGGTAGCACTGGGACATAAGGACGGTAACGTTGTAGTTGTATCCAAAAATATTAATAATGTGACGGATTTAAAAGGAAAGAAATTTGCCATTCCCCATAGACAATCTTCTCATAATATCCTTTTGGGACAAATGCTTAAAAATGCCGGACTATCTTACAAGGATGTAAATATTGTTGAACTTCCTCCTCCGGAAATGCCTGCGGCTCTCGCTCAAGGCCAAATAGCGGGATATAGTGTTGCAGAGCCCTTTGGTGCAAAGTCCGTGGCTCTGAACACAGGAAAAGTACTTTTTGAATCCAATGAACTGTGGAAGGATTCAATATGCTGCTCTTTGGTTTTATCCGACAAGTTTATCAGCAGCAACAAAGCTTTAGCAAAAAATGTGGTATCAGGTTATAGTGAAGCAGGTGAATACATCGGTTCTCACAAGGATGAGGCAAATACTATTGCCAAGAAGTATCTAAAGCTTGACGACAAGGTTCTGGATTTGTCAATGAAATGGATTTCATACAACGACCTTAAAATTACCAGAGAAGCATATGACAGCCTTACTTCCAAGATCAAAGAATTCGGGATATCCTCAAATCCTCCGGCATATGACGATTTTGTAGATTCCAGCCTTTTAGAAAAATAA
- the cooS gene encoding anaerobic carbon-monoxide dehydrogenase catalytic subunit: MDFRYHHAKFDHSENHHHNDSGCNDYATAVAEYRKSFASKKDVLEQTPDPAVKAMLLYMEEKGCETVFDRFDAQKPQCSFGLAGVCCKICNMGPCKITKKSPKGVCGADADVIVARNLLRSVAAGAAEHGGRGRESMLALKYASEGLINISIEGESKVLATAKAFGIDTENKSIKELAGLIADILLEDLSRTLPGPHRTLNAFAAKERIKVWSELDILPISPYHEVFESLNRTGTGNDSDWNNIMKQMLRTGIAFAWSCVLGSSIAMDSLFGLPVRSTSKVNIGALEKGYVNIAIHGHSPILVSEIVKLGNSDEFQELAKQNGALGIKFYGICCSGLSAMYRYGGVIPLSNAIGAELVLGTGALDLWVADVQDVFPSIMEVARCFKTTVVTTNDSARLPGAEHYGFDHHHSNMNQTAELAAKILNRAIESFTQRREVPVYIPPYEIEAEVGFSVEYINKHFGSVKPIAEALKRGEILGIVNLVGCNNPRIVYEKAIVELTDILLENNVLVLTNGCASFPLMKLGYCSASALERTGDSLKGFLKELPPVWHMGECLDNARASALFKAVAETSDIYIKDMPYAFASPEWSNEKGICAALSFRLLGIDSYHCVYAPTQGSDNVTEFMSNGTKDILGSKMIVNVNHTELAHEIVNNLKQQRKALGWD; encoded by the coding sequence ATGGATTTTAGATATCATCATGCAAAATTTGATCATTCAGAAAATCATCATCATAATGATTCCGGCTGCAACGATTATGCAACTGCCGTAGCTGAATACCGAAAGAGTTTTGCTTCTAAAAAGGACGTTCTTGAACAAACACCAGACCCTGCTGTAAAAGCTATGCTTTTATATATGGAGGAAAAAGGGTGTGAGACTGTTTTTGACAGGTTTGATGCTCAAAAGCCCCAGTGTAGCTTTGGCCTTGCAGGAGTTTGCTGCAAAATATGCAACATGGGGCCGTGTAAAATCACCAAAAAGAGTCCCAAAGGGGTCTGTGGAGCTGATGCTGATGTAATTGTAGCAAGAAATCTTCTAAGAAGTGTAGCTGCAGGCGCCGCAGAACACGGCGGAAGAGGCCGTGAAAGTATGCTGGCTTTGAAGTACGCCTCTGAAGGTTTAATCAATATTTCTATTGAGGGAGAAAGTAAAGTATTAGCCACCGCCAAAGCATTCGGTATTGACACTGAAAATAAAAGCATTAAGGAACTTGCCGGACTAATTGCGGATATTCTTCTGGAGGATTTGTCCAGAACTCTTCCGGGCCCACACCGTACTCTCAATGCATTTGCTGCAAAGGAACGAATTAAAGTATGGAGTGAACTTGATATTCTTCCTATCAGTCCTTACCACGAAGTCTTTGAGAGTCTTAACAGAACAGGTACGGGTAATGACAGTGATTGGAATAATATAATGAAACAAATGCTGCGTACAGGTATAGCCTTTGCATGGTCCTGTGTTCTGGGCTCCTCCATTGCTATGGACAGCCTGTTCGGACTGCCTGTAAGAAGTACTTCAAAAGTTAATATAGGTGCTTTGGAAAAAGGCTATGTTAATATTGCAATTCATGGTCACTCTCCGATTTTGGTAAGTGAAATTGTAAAGCTTGGTAATTCAGATGAGTTTCAAGAGCTTGCAAAACAAAACGGTGCTTTGGGAATCAAGTTTTACGGCATTTGCTGTTCAGGACTTTCTGCAATGTACAGGTATGGAGGGGTTATTCCCCTTTCTAATGCTATCGGGGCTGAACTTGTTCTGGGAACAGGGGCCTTGGATTTATGGGTAGCTGATGTTCAGGATGTTTTTCCTTCCATCATGGAGGTTGCACGATGTTTTAAAACAACTGTTGTTACCACAAATGACTCTGCAAGATTGCCCGGCGCAGAGCATTACGGTTTTGACCATCACCACTCTAATATGAATCAGACTGCTGAACTTGCAGCAAAGATTCTGAACAGAGCTATTGAAAGCTTTACCCAGAGAAGAGAGGTTCCTGTTTATATTCCGCCGTATGAAATTGAAGCAGAAGTAGGTTTTTCCGTTGAATATATCAATAAACATTTCGGAAGCGTAAAGCCTATTGCAGAAGCGCTGAAAAGAGGAGAAATTCTCGGTATTGTTAATCTTGTTGGCTGCAATAATCCACGTATTGTATATGAAAAAGCTATTGTTGAGCTTACGGACATTCTTCTGGAGAATAATGTTCTGGTTCTGACTAACGGGTGTGCTTCCTTTCCTCTTATGAAACTCGGGTACTGCTCTGCTTCGGCATTGGAGCGCACAGGGGACAGCTTGAAAGGATTTTTAAAGGAGCTTCCCCCCGTATGGCATATGGGAGAATGTTTGGATAATGCAAGAGCATCCGCACTTTTTAAGGCTGTAGCTGAGACTTCGGATATTTACATCAAAGATATGCCCTATGCTTTTGCCAGTCCCGAATGGTCTAACGAAAAAGGAATCTGTGCGGCTCTTAGTTTCAGATTGCTGGGGATTGATTCTTACCATTGTGTATATGCACCCACTCAAGGCTCAGATAATGTTACAGAATTTATGAGTAATGGAACCAAAGACATTTTGGGTTCAAAAATGATTGTCAATGTTAATCACACAGAATTGGCACATGAGATTGTCAATAACCTCAAGCAGCAGAGAAAAGCTCTGGGATGGGATTAA